The following coding sequences are from one Sporomusaceae bacterium window:
- a CDS encoding DUF3231 family protein: MNIFDVIHDNFEPFLDGEIRPLNVMEAANLWYFLAISETTMRNEEVAYNLAQDQELRDKLRDAKVSVHQPIAKEIQEFLLKENVPLPHGTPPKPVVAYQLPEGAKFNDQEIANLMSFNLLLGITFAARGLTESVRADVGLIFFKVIVRKAVFGASVKKLMAKRGWLNNAPAFKA; this comes from the coding sequence ATGAATATCTTCGATGTTATCCATGATAATTTCGAACCGTTTTTGGATGGCGAGATAAGGCCGCTGAATGTTATGGAGGCGGCGAATTTATGGTATTTTCTCGCCATAAGCGAGACGACGATGCGCAATGAGGAGGTGGCCTATAATCTGGCGCAGGACCAGGAGCTGAGGGACAAGCTGCGGGATGCGAAGGTCAGCGTTCATCAGCCGATCGCCAAGGAAATACAGGAGTTTTTGCTCAAGGAAAATGTGCCACTGCCCCACGGGACGCCGCCGAAGCCGGTGGTCGCTTATCAGCTCCCCGAAGGCGCGAAGTTTAATGACCAGGAGATCGCCAATCTGATGTCGTTCAACCTGCTTCTCGGCATTACTTTTGCGGCCAGGGGGCTTACCGAGTCCGTCCGCGCCGATGTCGGCCTGATTTTTTTCAAGGTTATCGTCAGAAAAGCGGTTTTCGGCGCTTCGGTCAAAAAGCTTATGGCCAAACGCGGCTGGCTTAATAATGCGCCTGCTTTCAAGGCCTAG
- a CDS encoding glutamine amidotransferase, whose protein sequence is MKKLLIIKTGTTFPSIRQKHGDFEDYIIGQLGIPAGDVVVAPVFIAQTMPALKDVSAVIVTGSHAMVTDRENWSRRLAYWLRHVCGASVPVLGLCYGHQIIADAWGGTVGYHPRGREVGAVEIQLTDAGERDPLLSCLPAKFPGHVFHAQTVLKLPPAASLLAANAFEPHHAFVIHDNIWGVQFHPEFNAAVMLAYIEEESPALLREGFDIDKLKNSLADNSYGQRLLRRFISLA, encoded by the coding sequence ATGAAAAAACTGCTTATCATAAAAACCGGAACGACCTTCCCGTCGATCCGGCAAAAACACGGCGATTTCGAAGACTATATCATCGGGCAGCTCGGCATCCCGGCGGGCGACGTTGTCGTCGCCCCCGTCTTTATCGCCCAAACCATGCCGGCGCTCAAGGACGTTTCCGCCGTCATCGTAACCGGCTCGCACGCCATGGTCACCGACCGGGAGAACTGGAGCAGGCGTCTCGCCTACTGGCTCAGGCACGTGTGCGGCGCCTCCGTGCCCGTTCTCGGCCTCTGCTACGGCCACCAGATCATCGCCGACGCCTGGGGCGGAACCGTCGGCTACCACCCCCGCGGCCGGGAAGTGGGCGCCGTCGAAATCCAGCTCACCGACGCAGGCGAACGCGACCCGTTGCTGAGCTGCCTGCCGGCAAAATTCCCCGGCCACGTCTTCCACGCCCAGACCGTTCTAAAGCTGCCTCCCGCTGCCAGCCTGCTGGCCGCCAACGCCTTCGAACCCCATCATGCCTTCGTAATCCACGACAACATCTGGGGCGTCCAGTTCCATCCCGAATTCAACGCGGCAGTGATGCTCGCCTATATCGAGGAAGAAAGCCCGGCGCTGCTCCGGGAAGGCTTCGATATCGATAAACTGAAAAATTCGCTGGCAGATAACTCTTACGGGCAGCGCCTCCTGCGCCGGTTTATCAGCCTCGCCTAA
- a CDS encoding tetratricopeptide repeat protein, with translation MNAITAKIIVIAAAALLAGLAGCAPQAAPVAPPPTKPAAHKPAAPAVDQAQAAAAENLFASGRKHYEQYDYRAAVADYDRAIAADPANHKIYTAKGIALCFEGDYQGGVALIHKTLDMRPDYVPAFYDMAMAYKLQDDLDNSLLWFEKTLQGDPASTWSYYGIATIHADRGNTQESLKYLKKAVALDQSVKEVARRQDHFARMRTLPEFQAVVR, from the coding sequence ATGAACGCCATCACAGCAAAAATCATCGTCATCGCCGCGGCGGCCCTGCTCGCCGGCCTTGCCGGCTGCGCCCCGCAAGCCGCGCCCGTCGCGCCGCCGCCCACAAAACCCGCCGCCCATAAACCCGCCGCCCCCGCCGTCGACCAGGCCCAGGCGGCCGCAGCCGAAAACCTCTTCGCCAGCGGCCGCAAACACTACGAGCAATACGACTACCGGGCAGCGGTCGCCGACTACGACCGGGCCATCGCCGCCGACCCCGCCAACCACAAAATCTACACCGCCAAAGGCATCGCCCTCTGCTTCGAAGGCGACTACCAGGGCGGCGTGGCCCTCATCCACAAAACCCTCGACATGCGTCCCGACTATGTCCCCGCCTTCTACGACATGGCCATGGCCTACAAACTCCAGGACGACCTCGACAACTCGCTCCTCTGGTTCGAAAAAACCCTCCAGGGCGACCCCGCCAGCACCTGGAGCTACTACGGCATCGCCACCATCCACGCCGACCGCGGCAACACCCAGGAATCGCTCAAATACCTCAAAAAAGCCGTCGCCCTCGACCAAAGCGTCAAAGAAGTCGCCCGCCGGCAGGACCACTTCGCCCGCATGCGCACCCTCCCGGAATTCCAGGCCGTCGTCCGCTAG
- a CDS encoding HD domain-containing protein, whose product MKKITALLSFAVIAFTILSTINDQLTEYRGIDYFIALNGVSILLLIFIAYAFFSGHRNAAQHSRPENRALFMHMPGAVMTLEKDFTIIDVNELMRKVTGFHPGAIKGKKCYDVLGNGDICCDCLVQKALISGRPECGARLKYDKNGQPIYGKQTVIPIKDQAGNIEYVYEIVTDITQEVSLERENLDILMDIVTSMAHLIESRDPSTRTHCINVQSVAVSIGEIMGLSDKERKELSIAAILHDIGKIGIPEAILNKPQRLTEDEFAIIKRHPQIGYDAIKHIKRLQNVSQAIQDHHEHCNGQGYPNGKKKDDIPMIARILAVADVFEALTSDRVYRRAMSLEQAIDIIQAGKEQQFDPIVVDALLALVEQRNK is encoded by the coding sequence ATGAAGAAAATAACGGCGCTACTATCTTTTGCAGTAATCGCGTTTACCATCCTCAGCACGATAAACGATCAATTGACGGAATACCGGGGAATTGATTACTTCATTGCGCTCAATGGCGTAAGCATCCTGCTCCTTATCTTCATTGCCTATGCTTTCTTTTCGGGGCATCGGAACGCCGCGCAGCATTCCCGCCCTGAAAACCGGGCGCTGTTCATGCATATGCCCGGCGCCGTAATGACGCTCGAAAAAGACTTCACCATCATTGACGTCAACGAATTAATGAGGAAAGTCACCGGCTTTCACCCCGGCGCCATAAAAGGGAAAAAGTGCTATGACGTATTGGGCAACGGCGACATATGTTGCGACTGCCTCGTGCAGAAAGCGCTCATATCCGGCAGACCGGAATGCGGCGCCCGGCTTAAATACGATAAAAACGGCCAACCAATATACGGCAAGCAAACAGTTATCCCGATCAAAGACCAAGCCGGAAATATCGAATATGTCTATGAAATAGTAACAGATATAACCCAAGAAGTATCTTTGGAGAGGGAAAATCTCGACATCCTCATGGACATCGTAACCTCGATGGCCCATCTCATCGAAAGCCGCGACCCGTCCACAAGAACCCATTGCATCAACGTACAAAGCGTAGCCGTATCCATTGGGGAAATCATGGGCTTAAGCGACAAGGAACGCAAAGAACTCAGCATCGCCGCCATCCTCCACGACATCGGGAAAATAGGGATCCCCGAAGCCATTCTCAACAAACCGCAGCGCCTGACAGAGGACGAATTTGCGATAATAAAGCGCCACCCGCAGATCGGCTACGACGCAATCAAGCATATCAAGCGGCTGCAAAACGTCAGCCAGGCCATTCAGGACCATCACGAACACTGCAACGGACAAGGATATCCCAACGGCAAAAAGAAAGACGACATACCTATGATTGCCAGGATTCTCGCCGTTGCCGACGTTTTTGAGGCCCTTACCTCCGACAGGGTATATCGGAGAGCAATGAGCTTAGAACAAGCGATAGACATAATACAGGCAGGAAAAGAGCAACAATTCGATCCCATAGTAGTCGACGCATTACTGGCGCTGGTAGAGCAGCGAAACAAATAA
- a CDS encoding CidA/LrgA family protein, translating to MKKALKFVAQLILLCAVSWLGNQIALLSGLPIPGNVFGMILLFCLLCLGVIKLHYIQQAADFLLKHMLFFFVPIAVGLMNWGQLFYDHALVLAAAVIIGAVVPFWLVGFLAQYSAKEENRCSN from the coding sequence ATGAAAAAAGCGCTGAAGTTTGTCGCCCAGCTTATTTTACTATGTGCGGTATCCTGGCTTGGCAACCAGATCGCCTTGCTGAGCGGCTTGCCCATTCCCGGCAACGTGTTTGGCATGATCTTATTGTTTTGCCTGCTTTGCCTCGGCGTGATAAAACTGCACTATATTCAGCAGGCGGCCGACTTCTTGCTCAAGCACATGTTGTTCTTCTTTGTGCCGATTGCCGTTGGGCTGATGAACTGGGGACAACTATTTTACGATCACGCGCTGGTATTGGCGGCGGCGGTCATAATCGGCGCCGTTGTTCCTTTCTGGCTTGTCGGCTTTCTTGCCCAGTATTCCGCCAAGGAGGAAAACCGGTGCAGCAATTGA
- a CDS encoding LrgB family protein, producing the protein MQQLITVFGIALTLACYVFFRQLYLQYRNPLINVVVLSMTVIIAVLLLCGLTFEDYKQGEAIMTYLLGPATVALAVPLYKNRHLVRQYMWAILAGVGLGSIASMATALLIARLGGLPKEVIISLVPKSATIPFAAPIAQLLGGDPALATAFVVATGTFGALLGLPILTWLKIKNPVARGLAMGTVAHGQGTAMALTEGEQQGAMAGMAMGLAGVFTSLIAPILIPILI; encoded by the coding sequence GTGCAGCAATTGATTACCGTATTTGGCATCGCCCTTACGCTGGCCTGCTATGTTTTCTTCAGGCAGCTTTATTTGCAGTACCGCAATCCGCTGATCAACGTCGTAGTTCTCAGCATGACGGTTATCATCGCCGTCCTGCTGCTGTGCGGGCTGACATTCGAGGACTATAAACAAGGCGAGGCCATCATGACATATCTGCTTGGCCCGGCCACGGTGGCCCTCGCCGTTCCGCTCTATAAAAACCGGCATTTGGTCAGGCAATATATGTGGGCCATTCTGGCGGGCGTGGGGCTCGGCTCGATCGCGTCGATGGCGACCGCCTTACTTATCGCCAGGCTTGGCGGCCTGCCCAAAGAGGTGATTATCTCGTTAGTCCCCAAGTCCGCGACCATACCCTTTGCCGCCCCGATTGCCCAGCTGCTGGGGGGCGATCCCGCCCTGGCGACGGCTTTCGTCGTTGCCACCGGAACCTTCGGTGCGCTGCTCGGCCTGCCGATCTTGACCTGGCTCAAGATCAAAAACCCGGTGGCCCGCGGGCTGGCGATGGGCACGGTAGCCCACGGCCAGGGCACGGCCATGGCGCTGACCGAAGGGGAACAGCAAGGGGCAATGGCCGGCATGGCGATGGGCCTGGCCGGTGTATTCACCTCACTCATCGCGCCGATTTTGATCCCCATATTAATATAA
- a CDS encoding N-acetylmuramoyl-L-alanine amidase, with product MNKVVVLDPGHGGTFSGGVHYGFRESDINLAVALKLRKKLTQLGAKVVMTRTRDVSAAPVGSTLEADLQARVDIAKKSAGDIFVSLHVDDVPNINLTGVASYFPEGRSSGLACTIQTALVNETCAVDNGVSPANFYVLVHNDMPAALIEMGYLSNLAEAICLMDDCYQSLIAEGILNGIVNYFLCQ from the coding sequence TTGAATAAAGTCGTTGTCCTCGACCCTGGTCATGGAGGTACTTTTTCGGGAGGCGTACACTACGGGTTCCGGGAATCTGATATTAACCTTGCGGTCGCTCTTAAGCTACGCAAAAAACTGACGCAGTTAGGCGCTAAGGTTGTTATGACGCGAACGCGTGACGTAAGCGCGGCGCCGGTCGGCTCGACTCTTGAAGCCGATCTCCAGGCCAGAGTGGACATTGCGAAGAAGTCCGCCGGGGATATCTTCGTAAGCCTACACGTTGACGATGTACCCAATATCAATCTCACTGGTGTTGCCAGTTACTTCCCGGAAGGGCGTTCTTCCGGCCTCGCCTGCACTATCCAAACTGCTCTGGTGAATGAAACCTGCGCGGTTGACAATGGTGTCAGCCCGGCCAATTTTTATGTGCTTGTTCATAATGACATGCCCGCGGCATTGATCGAAATGGGTTATCTGTCCAATCTTGCTGAAGCAATATGTCTTATGGATGACTGCTATCAAAGCTTGATAGCGGAGGGCATTTTAAACGGCATTGTCAACTACTTCCTTTGCCAATAA
- a CDS encoding molybdopterin-dependent oxidoreductase, with protein sequence MTPVRPVEPPAEVATGGQIYYNDRYGKALAEPLAFSYIFSDIRPGICPGIFLNKEYCAIMRTIPGICRFCSGGCGALFNVAKGEIVAVQGDPSHPVSQGALCPKAGVGSFRGRPGRVTRPLWRPAGTDGWREIGWRQATDLLAARLKAARDAGWAPADARTDGIAVFGSAAVTNEESYLLAKFTRLLGSTYIEHQARVUHAPTVAGLSSTFGYGATTNSWTDLAAAGTVLIAGANVADNHPVAMRQVLAARAAGAKVVVVDPRRTPTAAQADVFAQLRPGSDIALLGAVINIVLEKGLFDRDYVTRFTNARLLVNPGYSFADGLFAGYDAATRSYDSGRWAYAADEGGRPAAAADIDAPGTVFSHLREHFRRYDAATSAAITGVPAATIAEMAAAVAGRRPLAILYALGITQHTTAVQTIRCYAILSLLLGSVGLAGGGVNALRGEANVQGSTDLGSLATSLPGYLPVPSREDTTLGDYAGRHGQEAADGLAALLAAWFEAAPEQGYGWLPRQGANKPATYLPMLAAMAAGQFKAALAVGINPMISTPDNRLAARALAALDTLAVVDLFPSETAEFWRLPGVNPAEIKTEVVLLPAAHFYEKAGSVTSGGRLIQWQRRILRPAGLSRPDLAIIDRLFRAVRRLYAADPAPKDAPLLAAKWDYGQPADARKVLQEIDRGCRLYAGAAGAVAAGRSYAWPDGRRILYEGGAFATPEGVARLFAAPYASRQEDGAAPAKVAAVCADGPLPEHYEPAESPLINPLHPAVSANPLLRAPEASGNGAFPYVLTTYAAPAGAGTAVMVEVSAALADELALTGGEEVTVASARGEVRARVRVSETLRPLTAGGRVIHTVAMPLGRAATALGVNAITSAAADPTAGTPAAKSCLVDIRR encoded by the coding sequence ATGACGCCTGTCCGCCCGGTAGAACCGCCGGCGGAGGTTGCCACCGGCGGGCAAATTTACTACAATGATAGGTATGGAAAAGCCCTGGCAGAACCACTAGCATTCTCGTACATTTTTTCTGACATTCGCCCTGGCATTTGCCCTGGCATCTTCCTTAACAAGGAGTACTGCGCGATTATGAGAACAATTCCCGGCATCTGCCGTTTTTGCTCCGGAGGGTGCGGCGCCCTTTTCAACGTGGCGAAGGGCGAAATCGTCGCCGTCCAGGGAGACCCCTCCCACCCCGTCAGCCAGGGCGCCCTGTGCCCGAAGGCGGGAGTGGGCTCTTTCCGCGGCCGTCCGGGCCGCGTCACCCGGCCGCTGTGGCGGCCGGCGGGGACCGACGGGTGGCGGGAGATCGGCTGGCGGCAGGCCACCGACCTGCTGGCGGCGAGGCTCAAGGCGGCGCGCGACGCTGGCTGGGCGCCCGCCGATGCCCGCACGGACGGCATCGCGGTGTTCGGCTCGGCCGCGGTGACCAACGAGGAGAGCTATCTGCTAGCTAAATTCACGCGCTTGCTGGGTTCGACGTATATCGAGCATCAGGCCCGCGTCTGACACGCCCCCACGGTGGCAGGTCTGTCATCGACTTTCGGTTACGGGGCGACAACAAATTCGTGGACCGACCTGGCCGCGGCCGGTACGGTGCTGATCGCCGGGGCCAACGTGGCTGATAATCATCCGGTGGCGATGCGGCAGGTGCTGGCCGCGCGGGCGGCCGGGGCGAAGGTGGTGGTCGTCGACCCCCGCCGCACTCCCACCGCCGCCCAGGCTGACGTTTTCGCCCAACTCCGTCCCGGCAGCGATATCGCCCTGCTGGGGGCGGTCATCAATATTGTCCTGGAGAAAGGGCTGTTCGACCGTGATTATGTAACCAGATTCACGAACGCCCGCTTACTGGTTAATCCCGGCTACAGCTTCGCCGACGGGCTGTTCGCAGGCTATGACGCCGCGACCCGCAGCTATGACTCCGGCCGCTGGGCGTATGCCGCGGACGAAGGGGGCCGGCCGGCCGCAGCGGCGGATATCGATGCGCCGGGAACGGTTTTCAGCCACCTGCGCGAACATTTCCGCCGCTACGACGCGGCGACGTCGGCGGCGATAACGGGCGTGCCGGCGGCGACGATTGCCGAGATGGCGGCAGCGGTGGCCGGGCGGCGGCCGTTGGCCATTCTTTACGCTTTGGGGATTACCCAGCATACGACCGCTGTGCAGACTATCCGCTGCTACGCCATCCTGTCGCTGCTCCTGGGCTCGGTGGGGCTGGCGGGCGGCGGGGTGAACGCGCTCAGGGGTGAGGCCAATGTGCAGGGGTCGACCGACCTCGGCAGCCTCGCCACCAGCCTGCCTGGCTATCTGCCGGTACCGTCCCGGGAGGACACGACGCTGGGGGACTACGCGGGCAGGCACGGCCAAGAGGCGGCCGACGGCCTCGCGGCCCTGCTGGCGGCGTGGTTCGAAGCAGCGCCGGAGCAAGGCTACGGCTGGCTGCCGCGCCAGGGGGCAAACAAGCCGGCCACATACCTGCCGATGCTTGCGGCGATGGCGGCCGGACAATTCAAGGCGGCGCTGGCGGTGGGCATCAACCCGATGATCAGCACGCCCGACAACCGTCTGGCGGCGCGGGCTCTGGCGGCGCTCGACACGCTGGCGGTTGTCGATCTCTTTCCTTCCGAGACGGCCGAGTTTTGGCGGCTGCCCGGTGTGAATCCTGCGGAGATCAAGACCGAGGTCGTGCTGCTGCCGGCGGCCCACTTTTACGAGAAAGCCGGTTCGGTGACGAGCGGCGGCCGCCTTATCCAGTGGCAGCGGCGAATCCTCCGCCCCGCGGGGCTGTCCAGGCCCGACCTGGCGATAATCGACCGTCTGTTCCGGGCGGTGCGCCGCCTGTACGCGGCGGACCCGGCTCCCAAGGACGCGCCCCTGCTGGCGGCGAAGTGGGACTACGGGCAGCCGGCGGACGCACGTAAGGTCCTGCAGGAGATCGACCGCGGCTGCCGGCTATATGCCGGGGCGGCCGGAGCTGTCGCGGCGGGGCGAAGCTATGCCTGGCCGGACGGCCGGCGGATACTGTACGAGGGCGGAGCGTTCGCCACGCCCGAGGGGGTGGCCCGCCTGTTCGCCGCCCCTTATGCCAGCCGGCAGGAGGACGGCGCCGCGCCGGCGAAGGTGGCGGCGGTCTGCGCCGATGGTCCGTTGCCCGAGCACTACGAGCCGGCGGAGAGCCCGCTGATCAACCCCCTTCATCCGGCGGTGAGCGCCAATCCTCTGCTGCGGGCGCCGGAGGCGAGCGGAAACGGCGCTTTCCCGTATGTGCTTACGACATACGCCGCTCCGGCCGGGGCGGGAACGGCGGTGATGGTGGAGGTCTCGGCCGCGCTGGCGGACGAGCTGGCGCTGACCGGCGGCGAGGAGGTAACGGTGGCGTCGGCCCGCGGCGAGGTGCGGGCCAGGGTGCGGGTGAGCGAAACGCTGCGGCCGCTGACGGCGGGTGGGCGGGTTATCCATACGGTGGCCATGCCGCTGGGGCGGGCGGCGACCGCTCTGGGCGTCAACGCCATCACCAGCGCGGCGGCCGATCCCACCGCCGGCACACCGGCGGCGAAAAGCTGCCTGGTGGACATCCGCAGGTGA
- a CDS encoding polysaccharide deacetylase family protein, whose protein sequence is MKIAIIIAIVFAVLAGPQSAAGALPAVVDKAPAAQAVALTLEDLDGAAEFAAVLKLCREEKIKVTFFVKGEALAGLAVKQAVAAGHEFGNHGLRHEYWAEAGVPAIVADLAAGAKAVQAAAGALPRVVRPPYDYYGDNFREAAAKLTPPVVLVRGLDTGDWLVDSPEAVVEQLKGAVAGGAIVNINMKVKAAAAALPAIVRELKARGFELVTASELLRKIPPAAVAPPSVTPAAPPRTGGPLAVLRRSEAGRPYVALTFDDGGPAWRVNGILDVLKEAGVRSTFFLLGEWVRANPDEVRRMAAEGHEIANHSYSHPRFSWLDSAAMREEILAAREALREVTGREGARFFRPPYGVYNGTLTGLLNELGYRALVMWDVDSRDWSGLDAATISRQVAGDAAAGSVVLFHLHGAHTAEALREVIAALRARGYGLTTIGDLFGDGGG, encoded by the coding sequence TTGAAGATAGCGATTATCATCGCAATTGTTTTCGCCGTACTGGCCGGCCCGCAGTCAGCTGCGGGCGCTTTGCCGGCCGTCGTCGATAAGGCGCCGGCGGCGCAGGCGGTGGCCCTGACGCTGGAGGACCTGGACGGGGCGGCCGAGTTCGCGGCCGTGCTCAAGCTGTGCCGGGAAGAAAAGATAAAAGTCACCTTTTTCGTCAAGGGCGAAGCCCTGGCCGGCCTGGCGGTAAAGCAGGCGGTCGCTGCCGGCCACGAATTCGGCAACCACGGGCTGCGCCACGAATACTGGGCTGAGGCCGGCGTCCCGGCCATCGTCGCTGACCTGGCGGCCGGGGCCAAGGCGGTGCAGGCGGCAGCGGGCGCGTTGCCGCGCGTCGTGAGGCCGCCCTACGACTACTATGGCGACAACTTCCGCGAGGCCGCGGCGAAGCTGACGCCGCCCGTTGTCCTGGTCCGGGGGTTGGATACGGGCGACTGGCTGGTGGATTCGCCGGAGGCGGTGGTCGAACAGCTAAAGGGTGCGGTCGCCGGCGGGGCGATCGTCAATATCAATATGAAGGTCAAGGCGGCGGCGGCCGCTCTGCCGGCGATCGTCCGCGAACTGAAAGCGCGGGGCTTCGAGCTGGTGACGGCGAGCGAGCTTTTGCGAAAAATTCCTCCGGCCGCAGTGGCTCCGCCGTCCGTTACGCCGGCCGCCCCGCCGCGGACGGGCGGGCCCTTGGCCGTGCTGCGGCGGAGCGAGGCCGGGCGGCCTTATGTGGCGCTTACTTTCGACGACGGCGGCCCGGCCTGGCGGGTGAACGGGATTCTCGATGTCCTTAAGGAAGCCGGGGTGCGCAGCACCTTCTTCCTGCTGGGGGAGTGGGTAAGGGCAAACCCCGACGAGGTTCGGCGCATGGCGGCCGAGGGGCACGAGATCGCCAACCATTCTTATTCTCACCCCCGCTTCAGCTGGCTGGACTCGGCCGCGATGCGGGAGGAAATCCTGGCGGCCCGCGAGGCGCTGCGTGAGGTGACCGGCCGGGAAGGGGCGCGGTTCTTCCGCCCGCCTTACGGGGTGTATAACGGCACGCTGACCGGTCTTCTGAACGAGCTGGGCTATCGGGCGCTGGTGATGTGGGACGTGGACAGCCGCGACTGGTCCGGGCTGGACGCGGCGACGATCTCCCGGCAGGTTGCCGGCGACGCCGCGGCCGGATCGGTCGTCCTTTTTCACCTGCATGGGGCGCATACGGCCGAGGCTCTGCGGGAGGTTATTGCCGCCTTGCGGGCCAGGGGCTACGGGCTGACGACCATAGGCGACCTTTTCGGCGACGGCGGCGGATAG
- the larA gene encoding nickel-dependent lactate racemase — MEKIFEFGFGDQKLKLALPEEQIIQIIEGKAYPPVTDVAAAVKEALANPIGTPPLKEIVKPGEKVGIVVSDITRAWVKFNHFIPVLLDELNACGIPDSDMFIVIGLGAHRAHTADEDVLVCGQDVCHRVPIYQHDCHNKDELTYVGKTKRGVETYINKRLAEADRMIITGGIVYHFMAGYGGGRKSIMPAISGFRTIQGNHLFCMNKEVGKGLNPLCASGSLEPNDMHHDMCDMAELAKPDFLLNAVFTPEGKFAKFFAGHWYKAWEAGTNLVEEIYGVPIKAQADLVIASSGGFPKDINLYQGSKTIDNAFMACKPGGAIICIMECRDIYEPREFSDWFKHKVMLDFEMAIRNHFTIPGFVAYKCADIAQKQPLIVVTKPENVDFVNGTGMIAVTSLDEAYRIAKEKLGKKDFTITVMPGAANTVPVLQK; from the coding sequence ATGGAAAAGATTTTCGAGTTCGGATTCGGTGATCAGAAGCTCAAGCTTGCCCTGCCTGAAGAGCAGATAATACAGATCATCGAAGGGAAAGCTTATCCGCCGGTTACCGATGTGGCGGCAGCCGTCAAGGAGGCGCTCGCCAATCCCATCGGCACCCCGCCCCTGAAAGAAATCGTCAAACCGGGGGAGAAGGTCGGCATCGTCGTCAGCGACATCACCCGGGCCTGGGTCAAGTTCAATCACTTTATACCGGTACTGCTTGACGAGCTGAACGCCTGCGGCATCCCCGACAGCGACATGTTCATCGTCATCGGCCTTGGCGCCCACCGCGCCCACACCGCCGACGAGGACGTGCTGGTATGCGGTCAGGATGTCTGCCACCGGGTGCCCATTTATCAGCACGACTGCCACAACAAGGACGAGCTCACGTATGTCGGCAAAACCAAGCGCGGCGTCGAGACATACATCAACAAGCGCCTGGCCGAGGCGGACAGGATGATCATCACCGGCGGCATCGTTTATCACTTCATGGCCGGCTACGGCGGCGGCCGCAAGTCGATCATGCCGGCGATCAGCGGCTTCCGCACCATCCAGGGCAACCATCTGTTCTGCATGAACAAAGAGGTCGGCAAGGGCCTGAATCCGCTGTGTGCGTCGGGCTCGCTGGAGCCGAACGACATGCACCACGATATGTGCGACATGGCCGAGCTGGCCAAGCCCGATTTCCTGCTGAACGCCGTTTTCACGCCGGAGGGCAAGTTCGCGAAATTCTTCGCCGGACACTGGTACAAGGCGTGGGAGGCCGGCACCAACCTGGTGGAGGAGATTTACGGCGTGCCGATCAAGGCGCAGGCCGATCTGGTTATCGCCTCCTCGGGCGGTTTCCCGAAGGATATCAACCTCTACCAGGGCTCGAAGACGATCGATAACGCCTTTATGGCCTGCAAGCCGGGCGGGGCGATCATCTGCATCATGGAGTGCCGCGATATCTACGAGCCGCGGGAATTCAGCGACTGGTTCAAGCACAAGGTTATGCTGGACTTCGAGATGGCTATCCGCAACCATTTCACCATCCCCGGCTTCGTCGCTTACAAGTGCGCCGACATCGCCCAAAAGCAGCCGCTGATCGTCGTCACCAAGCCCGAAAATGTCGACTTCGTCAACGGCACAGGCATGATCGCCGTCACCAGCCTGGACGAAGCGTACCGCATCGCCAAGGAGAAGCTCGGCAAGAAGGATTTCACCATCACCGTCATGCCGGGAGCGGCGAATACGGTCCCTGTGCTGCAAAAGTAA